CGCATAAACCCTGCCAGCACGACCAGATCAACACCGGCGTCCCGTAACGCGGCCACCACAGCGCGATCGTATTCCTCGCGGCTGCCATAGAGGCGGTGATCGACGCAGAGGTTGGGAATACCCGCTTGTTCGGCCCGGGACAGGGCTCCCGCCTCGGGGTTGTTGGACAGGACCAGCACGACCTCGGCGGCAAGGGAGCCGTTATGGCAGCAGTCGATGATCGACTGCAGGTTGCTCCCGCTGCCGGAAGCGAGGGCGCCGATACGGAGTTTGCGGATCACGTATTCTCCTGGGACGCTGGAAGCATTCTGTCCCTCAGGTTATTAATCAAACCAGCAATACGCCTTCTTCCTCATCGGCGCACTTGGCGATTTCGCCG
Above is a window of Desulfuromonadales bacterium DNA encoding:
- a CDS encoding formyltransferase family protein — its product is MIRKLRIGALASGSGSNLQSIIDCCHNGSLAAEVVLVLSNNPEAGALSRAEQAGIPNLCVDHRLYGSREEYDRAVVAALRDAGVDLVVLAGFMR